The stretch of DNA GTTAgagatataattaataaagtgaATTGCATATGCCATCTCACCAATAATTAGAGCCATAGAAATAACCAAGTGCCATCCAAACAAACATAAACATCACATAATTTAAAGCTCCAAGTCTCTCGTAGAATAATAGGGAATTTCTAAGTCTTACACATAGAAGAATATGCTAAATCTTACGCATAATAGTACTATTTAGTAGTACACCTATTACCAAATTCATGGTTGACATATAATGGCAAATGCAAGCTAACATTTGGTTCACAATAGCAAAATAACTACACATGTTTAAAGAGAGAACCCTACGTTTGACCGGGGAACTTCTCactaatatatatagcaaTCGAATCCAGTTTGTTGGAAAATAGAATAGTATTGAAAGATATAGAAATGTGATGATTGGTCACCAAATAATGATAGTAGAAATATATGTGATTTTGCTCAAAACCTAGAAAGCTATTtgagttataaaaataaacccGTAAAACTATAAAAGTTGTCAAATAGATCGGTAGAGACACGTTTTCACATTGCTAGCCTTATTTATAGCATTGGCTAGTTTGTCACTAGCACGATCAAATGCACTAGCCATCCCTTCATCATAATGGTCATTTGTCTTGGTTTTCTTTGGCGTGCTCGCTGATGATCTCCTGCATGATCTGTTGTCGCAAGGCCTTCATTCACATATTCATTTTCTGCACCCTCATATTTCTTCTGTAGCTAGAACTAAGCTTGAGTTCTTTGCATACTTTCTTGTAGTCATGGTGCTACCAACAATAGCAAGCATAAATCCTGTTTTGGCTCCATATCCAACAGCAACTAGGTAGAGTTTATTTATAATGTGATGAATATCTTGTCACCTTACATTCATCCTACATAAAAAGAACCGAATAGATTTGACCATGCAAACAATTAATCAAGTACGTTAATCTCACCTTCAATCAAAGTAGTAGCGGTCAGTGGAAGAAGATGGCGCGAGGGTGAGTACCTAGGACATTTGTGTCTTGTCTACAAAGAAACAACATCCACATTGTAGGATACCTATACCGCGGTATTCGTAGACTACAcgaatacgtacggtcaatagggtaccgaataggaagtaGAATATATCTATATGGTGTCCGCTAGGAGTCTGGTGCataccggattgcatgccgtgtactCCGGACCCGGgctgtaaccgaattaggatagattttagtcttgttagattaggactctatcatatctgtaGCCCTTCCCCACTATATAATGGGGTACGGGGCACCCCCTTGAGGGCAACCAAGATTCATCTACGCAATACGAttgccaagcaggagtaaggtattatctcgtcacgtcgagagcctgaacgtgggtaaatcgtctccctcttcatcttaaccattgAATTCCGAGCTCAATAGCCACACTGTAAGTTTATTGCCAACATGAATCGTCAACACACATGTTTTCTCCCCTCACACCACCCATAAATGCTCTGTCAACTCTTCTTCATATTCCACTGTTGCCCACCCTATGCCAAAGTCTACTATTGTCTTCCCCCTCGTTGATACATCAACATGCCAGACACCATAGTGGAAAAAACCGGACCATCACTGCCCACCCTCTACCAAAGTCCACTATTATCTTCGCTCTCGCTGATCCATCAACATGAGAAGACAGCCAGACACAATCAAATGAGCACAGAGGATTGTAGAGGGAGAAGCAAGAACAAATTCACTGCCAAGGTCAACTCTTGCCTCCCCTGACTCACTGATCCATCAACACGAGCATTCAAAATTACTACACGAAGAACTACAGAGTGAGATGGAAGAACATGAGTAGTCATGCATTGGCGCTCTCCCTGGGATGCACAGAGTCCACGAGTCGCCCTACAAATTCTTCTAAACACGCCATTGCACTCTGACTCCACCACAACTCCATTTTCACCGCTTCGAACCGAAGCCGTTGACATGTCAAGCCATAGGAGTCATGTCCACGAAGGTAGtgcctctcttttttttttggtttcccCTAGACGCTCAGACCTACCGCGGAGCAAGAAGGCCTCCTTAATCACCTTCTGGACctatattttggattaaatattttgattgcAAAATTGCATGTTTAGGTTGCATTGTATTTATGGTTTGTCCATGACTCACGTTTGGATTTGTCGGACTTTCCTAGTAGtcacatttatattatataggtCATTATTCTTAGCTCCACCTACACGCACATCACCGGGTAGTTAGCCTATAGGTTGTGGCTGTACCGTTGTACAGGTAAATGTTTGGTTACTCGATTACTTTTATTTACAACAAAGCAGGAAAGATCCTTTGAATGGCTTTAAGTGGAAAATGTTTTGTAAAACTTGGTGATGTGGGAGTTAGTGCATTGGTGGATTGACTAAGCATTGTCCATAAGGACCGATTCCTTTGgaaatttatccaaaaataaagCAATGCGACCACACGAGTTGAATAGGATGCCCCTGGTGGAGCAAATAACTAAAACATGAGTGTCTAGCAAGTTGACAGTTGAGGCATGCTGAGAGAGATAAAGTCACTCTCCTAACATAGGGGTTTGGCTTGGACTGTGAAATATGGTTGGTGCTATATGGTGTGGCTTGAGTAGAGATTGGTCCAACTGTTTGGTCCAAGATGTTTATGGTTTGGTTATGTTAAAGCCTTATAATGAATGCTCCTTTGCCGAACGTGTGTCTGATCCACACGTGTGGTTAAAGCATGATGTTGGTGACGTGAGTAAAGTATCGAACCTCTATAGAGTTTAGTAAAACTGTCTAAACAACCATTCTCATGATCATGGGTGATGCAAGGTTTTTCTCATAgtgtaattttaattttaaaacccCTATCTTGTGGAAATAGTGTTAGGGAATGCATATTTTTGTTCCGAGAGATTGCCTTTGCGGTAAATCGTCAACTTTTGTGATTGGTAACGAGTATGTGTGACTCGGGGTGTTGGTTCATACTGAGTTGGCTAGGATGGCCGTTTTGTGAGCTGGGATGGCTCGAATGTGTTACACTTCGGTGTGCCGAGGGGGCACGGTGTTCATTTTCCTTTATAACTTAATGTACAAGGTGTTGCAAAGCAATATGAGAAGTAGAGCGAAGTGTGAACCTCCTCATTCAAGAACTAAAATTTGACTCATTAGCATTTTTGTATACAAACACCTTTACTAACTTAATGTGAAAACAACTATATCCTCATCTCGTTTTAGCCGGCATGTCACATTTTCCTTGGCTTGCTAAATACACTACTATTAACccctgcttatatttatatttatagagctAGAGGAGGGATACCTTGATCCCTCTGCCGCAAAGTACTTTCACGAGCAGTCAATGTGCATGTTTTGTACATGTGTCTATTTATTagtacacatataaatttaggcaatactaaaaagtcttatcaTATGGAACGAATGGAATGTCTTAATTTGGTCAAAGTAGTGAATCCAACGTACTTTTCTCCAAACACAATATTGGGCTTGTTTTACCCTCATGCTCATTAGACTTTACAACGGCTTCACCATCCCCCCTCCCCCTAAAAAAAGACTCTAGTTTCAACATGTTTCATAAATTCATGTGTGTCTCTAGTCGAGCGGTGAAAAATTTTAGGTGCTTCCtcataatttacatataactTGTCTTTCATTTTGGATAGACACTTatagttttttcaccaaagatCTGTGGGGCAtattgttgacgtcaaaatataaacaatgacATGTTATACACGAAGGcgtgggagtcaatcttagacagctccagtgcaggacctaaattcttagaaggtgcgCAGGTGTGCCAGTcaatttgatcctgcaactgacaagataaatagtaaaccaagccaatcggctatcgagccaatTGGCAACTAAATATCCAACTGATCGAATGTTGGTGCTACAATATTTAGCCGATgggatgaacgatcggctgttGAAAGCCTGGATTGGCTAGAAAcatattagaccaacataatACACCAAgctacttattaatcttagtcgatcagACGAGTCCCTGTAActagatcgaaccaaacatatatagatcggacttaaccaagacagtatgtagtcgaacacgatataattatatgaaacatgaagatcgataaggctaataaataaaccgatgaattacttggaataattaaacaaacaatGAATACTTTGctgcgatcggctaaaaccaatttgcatatAATTCTTGCAAGCCGATGTAATATAGATAACTGttgatctaactaaatcaagccgattggtataaaaataacatagtaAGGTAATCAACTACTTTATTGATACgaatataatgaacatgtagatcgggaaatatcatcggctatagacggcggacaatCAATCAAGATCTATGAAATATCTAGCCCAAAtgactaagaataatcatagaagatcggacatAACTgagatagttcaagattatgcctagcaatgtaggacttacccctctgcCGGCGGAATGTAGAACGATTACCTTGGCCAGCGGaatgtaggacttacccctccaccggagatcgagacgatgcaagcacgcgtcaggtgccaagttccgccggagttgaaacctcggttaggagaGTGACGATGTGCAAAGAgtaattgatttattaattaagaagtagatgatttacaatgaccctgggcacacatatttatactcttGGGTGGATGCTAGTCCATGTTGGATACGACAtatgactcctaatagataaaaagaaataacaagctTCTGTATAGATTtcatctctaacacacaagtcccgatcgtactctaactctcttagagataaagaaaaaaaatctaaactaactctaattagcagataaaattaaattacacggattctgattattcccgaatctatctgtaatattctaggcccaatcggactctatttcttatccgatccagactccatcggctgaatccgagttgTATTCCGCTtggtcttctatccgattgccCTGTTTCCTGTCcaattcggtctttaatcacagtttaatctccaacgataattatccaaattctggcgttaacacataTGTCCTGTcttaggggtgattgtttggttttttatgaaaaaagtcaaacgacatatttgcaaacaaaaataatttgtgaataaaacttttatacacatactcttagtgatttaaaagctaatactggaaaataaacttcagtaaaaacccccaaaattaaatccaaatttaaagttaaaaatttaaattttggcttataaacataagccgAAGCAAAAAACGGGGCGATTGTTCTTGTGGCTTGTGCATACGTAGTATAGAGGTCGGATGTGTAATACATCTTTTTCATTATGTAAAAACTTAggatgttcttttttttttaagcaagTTAACTTTAAGCAAGGTGTTTTACTATGTTAATCCCTGAAAACAAGCTTCACATCAAGTTTGGTTATCTATGTAGTTACACTTTATAAGCAAGTTAACTTTGTGTACGATTGAATGAGAAGTTCATGTCATGAGATGGAAGATACAACTGAGAGAATTGCCAgaataactaaaatttttagtaggAGGCTCGTTCGGCTCGCTCGGTTGTAACAATGATCGTTAGCAAGCTGAAAAGTCAAGTGCATCCAAATTGACTAGCAGAAGCTGCACAATCACATAAAACCTTCATACATAAGCAAATGAACATCAAACTGAAAAGGTAAGATCTTATATAGGAGATCTCCAGTCCCACACTTTGGGAGCGAGATAAATTCTATTTCTACATccattccatcatcatcatcatcatcatcgtcatcgtcgtcgtcatcatcatcatcatactGACGCAGTTGCAAACTGTTGCTCAATTGAAGGTTTCAGTTGGACAGAGCTTGCaaggagagaaagggagaCACACCCCATTTCATCCTTGACAAGGACTAAGGTACCCTAGTAGACTACTAAACCAGATCAATTCTGCTGCCTCCCACAGTCTCAAGCATGGTGTTAACCTCTGGACAGAGAGGCCCTGATCAGAAGAAGATGCTGCTGTTCATCAGACCTTGATCTCCTCCTCGGCTGATTTGGGGCGGTCCGATTTTTTGCTGGACATTATGCTGTTGAAGTTCTCTGATTTACACAGGAGAATCTCAATCTGAGACCAGAAAACACAGGTACAGAGATTAGATGTTGGTTCTCAACATTGATTCAGGTAGAGATTTGGAGATGGTGAGTTCAGACAGAAAAGGGAGATTGAAATGTTGAAGCCCAGAAATCTTTCTCTCACCTTGGCTTTACGGACAAGACGTCCCTTTGATTCATCCTTGGTGCCAATGGTTGATGTCAGGATCTCTGAACAGGGAAAGTAAAAGAAGGGAACAAATAAGTTTACTTCACTATTTTGACAAGTTTGACAGAAATTCTATGttccagaaaagaaaaaaagcttGCTTTGTCAGAAGATAACAACATCGATTTGATTGTTTTCCGACAAGTTACAACATAGAAAGGATGCTTACTCTTTTCAGTGGCCAGGCCATTGTTCTTGAGGATCTCAGCAACAGTCACAACAGTGCCAATTGCTGTATGAAAAGATGACTCAGAAAGATTCAGAGTGGCTACTaactaaaagataatttgAGAGGATGTACCAAAAATGCATGTTACCTCAGATATGAGAATAGAATGCATGAATCCATGCATTACATAATCAGAAGGAAACTTAAGAACAATTAAGTAGGTATGCCTGCATTACCCATTCCCAGTGCAGAGAGCTCGACCTCGTCGTAGTTCTGCATGTACCTCTGCATCCAGTATTCACATGGGTTAGAAATCTCAAAcaattctttttctaaaacgAAAAGGATGTACACAAGTTCAAAGAACTGAACTAAAGCTATGTTTAATGGTCAATACTGCTTGTTCTCAATAGCAACAGGCCGTcgaaaattattattttttgaattcaaTCCATTGGACCATACTTGTTGAATTTAAAAGTTCTGTTACACAGGGTGAAAAAACCCTGATATTTTAACTTCATAGAACTGGGCTTGATAAATGACAAAAGGGATCACCATTTCATAGAGCAAAATAGCACTAAACGGTCAACGAAACttggataaaataaaattagatgtCCCACTattcggaaaaaaaaatgatgtctCGAATTCCCAATTAGCTTATCCAATTAACATTTGCTTGCTtcccatatattattttgtcgTTACATTGATAGTGAAAACAAATACACCttctgtattttaatagatgaagttgttaatttttttgacacacgtttaatcattcatcttattaaaaaaattacataattatcatttttaattaaacttattactaaatatattttaactataagTTACATTTtcctaaatttgtaaaaaacaatttaaacaagacgaatagtcaaatatatgtcaaaaaagttaatgacatcatctatttaaaatacCGAGGGAGTACATAATAACGTCTGGGTTTGAATTTTGACtgctattttcattttttttttgaaaatattccATAAATTTccactattaaaaaaaaaattcaaaactccATTGTACCTTGGCAAGGTTGACGTAGAAGTAGAGCGGCTTCTTGTTGGTGGACACCTGGATCCGGTTCTTCTTGGCCGACGCCCCCGCCGTCTCCTCGTcgtgctccacctcctcctcctcctcctccgcctccaccgccgccttctcctccccGACCACCGCTACCTCCTTCTCCTCAggccccacctcctcctccaccacctccttcgCCGCTgcctccaccgcctcctcctcctccctcctcagctgcacctgcgccgccgcctcctccaccgccgctggCCTCACCGCCTGCATGGTGTCCCGCTCGCTCGCTTGCCTaggtggagagagagagaagagagatggagGGATGGAGAGAGGGCTGCGAGTGGGGCCATGGGGCACGGGCGGTGTACAAGTagcgatggcgccggcggtCGCATGCACGGGGAGGGGGAGCAGGAGTCGCGCGGTTgcccggaggcggcggtggcgcgcctGTGGTTATTTTGGGACCTCCTtgatctcctctctctcccatgcgattttttttattttttaaactttttaataaacaatTTTACTACTAAACCTCCgggcaaaatattttcaccatgtgaattttttaatcatgccACCACCATCTTGCCATGTCATTGGCAACATTGTCTTGCCAAGCCATTGACATTGACGTAGCAAGGCTGCCACGCCACGCCATACCGACTAGGAGACGTGACAGCGTTGTTCTGCTACGCCATCAACACTGGCGTGACCAAAAgattcaattttgaaaaattttgcgTGGTAATTTCGTAGTAAAATCacttgctaaaaaaatttatttaataaaattttttcctCCCGTACATACATGCCCGAGCTTATGCGGTCGAGCGCTCTCTCTATCAGACGTAGACCCTTTGAGCTAAATGAATTGTCCGATTAATGTTCACATGTTGCATTTTAGGCCAGTCTCAAGGTTTCATCGTGTTGTTTCCGATAGCGCCATGTCATCCAAATATATTTGAACGATTGAACAAGACACATGCTctcaattaatataaaattttacctcACGGTTTCAAAGGCTAACATATCacttaaatattaatataaccAAGTGACCAATATGAGTTAATTAAATGACCgaagataaaacaaattactctAACAGAAGGTTTTAATACAGTTTGATAGTCTAGGTAACTATGTACACCAAGTTTCATTTTCATGAAACTTACCTCATATCTTTcatcataaattttatgcaCATCACCATTTTGCTATGTgacatatcatttaataagGTTAAAACCCGTATGAAACCCCCACTGAGACTAGCACAACTCTTAGTGGAGTGGAGGTTTGGATGGATTTTTTCTCACACCAAACATGGTGAGTCATTGGCAcatgatcaattaattattaactatcgCTAcacttgaaaaatagatttatttgatgtttaaGAAACTTATACATAGAAAGAAAacatcatttaaattttttggaaaacaTGATAATTGAAAAACAACGAAACATCCGTCCCTCCCTCGAGAAAAAAACGGTGCCTATGGGTTTTGACGCAACCTCACAAGTCACAAGGGGGCAAGAAGAGGATTAATTCATGCAACCAGTTTTAACATTGTACAGTCACACATTCAATCGTATTACAATGAAGTGTCATTTTGAAATTTGTTATACATAGAGAGAACAAGGAAAATTCTAAAAGATTTATACCCATAAAAACTGTTagattttatcatttttaggCCAAAATACAATGAATTTGAATACGAGACTTTACACATAGGTGGAATACTATTGACAGTATGTGTAGAATTTTTGGTGATATTTGTTAGTTGCTATACATGGGAACCTTACGTGCACAAGATACATGCACTAAGATGAATGTAAAGCAATATaataacaaaagaacaaaaactAATGTAAAACCACAAatgtattattaattaaaaatatcttcaaTATTATACTAAAAAAGGATTATTCCACCATTTGTGAAATTAAGCACAAGGGAAATGTCTTTTTaatgactaaaaaatatttatggctgaaacttttatataaattttcttaacaatctaaaaacatTGGCTGGGAAAAAAACAACGGTGAAAACTCCtcaacaaatttcaaatttaagttctaacttataaagataaacatatatatatataagcgaaaagatttgccgagaggggaggggggcgcTAAAGGTTCCTCTACGTgctgaccttttttttttcattttaaccAGTCAGTAAGTGCTTAGCATGGGCCTAATCCATGTTAACAATATTTCCAGACAAATCCAACCGGCCCAGTCATCCATCGTGTCTACCTGGTCTCTATGTCCAACCGGATATCTAGCTGGCATAGTACTAAGAACAGGCTTAAGCATGGCGACCGGTTTATGTATTACTTGGAAAtagattgaaattttatttgaagttttttatatctattatgCTGTGCGCATGGTTTTGAGGGCAACTGTATAGACCCGAATATTGCAATGGCCTTATATTAGTAGGACTGGATTGGTAATTTCTTTTACGTGTTTTGTTTATTCTCTTAAGAGGATACAAAAGGAGAACAACTGCTTAAGATAAGATATgataaaatagttaaaaacccaTGTGTTATACGACGATTCTTCTTAAGGTTTGGGCTGTTCGGTTGCTAGAGAATATTCCAGTGGATGCATGAGAGATGGACGATAGAAGTCCCTATTTTCTTATGGATGATCAACAAATGCTTGCATTTGGAACAGAAGCAGTACTTATCTATCCACGctgcacacatatatatactctcaTAGTGACATGATGCATTGTTTTTTTGGGACTAGCTATTCATTTGTCAAGAGGTTTTCAAGTATTGGATTACATAGTTTAAACCACTCTATTCCTAACTAGCGGCTTATACGAGTACATATCAAACACGTAAAAACTCCTTAATTAGAATAGATAAACGACTCAAAAttacatacaaatataataaaattactaaaataatgTGTTTATGCTTTAAATATCTCTAGTGACGGTGGGTGGTGTCAGCGAATCTGCCacctcattgttttttttgttttttttataatttagcttttgtttttcttgataTTATGCAATAATCTAGATTCAGTTCAAACTAGTGATATTTGcatagttgataaaaaaaatttatgatatttggTAATATGTTTCCCTAGAAAAGCATAGATGGTTCTTTTCagaccaaacaaaattttctcttATCCTATTGTCTATTGTTTCTGCAGGCTACTAAACCCCATCTTTTCATGTTTAGTTATGCTTGTAAgacaattttaatttaaatcttaaattttgagttaatttataaattttttcatcataatttttttagtatttgcttttagattgttaataAACACAGTAGCAGTTGTTTTGTGTCAAGAGATAAGTGTTTGTTATGATCACtacttgtttgattttttttttgcaactctagagtatatatgtgtgcaatatttctttttctcaaatattagttatttttttgccacttttttCTTAGCTCTgaaatattacaaaaattagcttttgtttatgtCCCATTGGAAAACTTGATCTTCTAAAGTAACCCTGCACACGTAGACAACACAAAAGTGTATACAATGTGACAATCAATCCACCCACACTGGTTTGTGTCGTCCCCCGATTTCGCTAATTGGTAACCTTTTGtgtttatatgtgtttatatgtACCAATCATCAGTAGTTGgtacacacatacatagtTGGATCATCATATATCACGATAAAAAGATAGGGTAGAAAGAGTTTAATTACGAAACTTTGGTTAAATCAAAATCTTTACAACAGCAACAACAGAAGCGAAAGGAAACAGGTGGGCACATCTGACACGACACAGGCGGTGACTGGAAGACAAAAACCGCTAGATGACTGCTTCAACTGGGACAACTCCGCAGCTCTACAGTGGATCTAGAGCTAGACCCTCTTGAGCACTCGAGGTTGTATTTAGCAAGGGTGAGTACGGGGTACTCAGCAAATCACCACGGAAATATGCACATGCAAAGATGTAACAACGAAGtctatatggttttttttgcataaaagcAGCTACTCAAATAGTTTTCATAAGACCTATTTTCTAGCAGCAAATTCTATAACATGAGTGTAATTAAATAGCCATGAAGTTTCTGTCAGCCATCCATCGATGGTTTCCCTTCCTGGCAGCCATACCATCTTCTAGCATATTCAACCTCTTGCATCTCAAGGAGTGAATCAATTAGACAACACACATCATCTTTCATT from Oryza brachyantha chromosome 12, ObraRS2, whole genome shotgun sequence encodes:
- the LOC102704761 gene encoding uncharacterized protein At2g34160-like, which produces MQAVRPAAVEEAAAQVQLRREEEEAVEAAAKEVVEEEVGPEEKEVAVVGEEKAAVEAEEEEEEVEHDEETAGASAKKNRIQVSTNKKPLYFYVNLAKRYMQNYDEVELSALGMAIGTVVTVAEILKNNGLATEKKILTSTIGTKDESKGRLVRKAKIEILLCKSENFNSIMSSKKSDRPKSAEEEIKV